One window of the Crassaminicella thermophila genome contains the following:
- the ffh gene encoding signal recognition particle protein, with protein MVFEGLADKLQGALKKLKSKGKLTEKDVKEAMREVKLALLEADVNFKVVKDFINKVKERAVGAEVMESLTPGQHVIKIVNEELTALMGTTQSKLTFSSKPPTVYMLVGLQGAGKTTTGGKLGGYLKKMGKRPLLVAGDIYRPAAIKQLQVVGQQLDIPVFSMGDKVNPVNIAKAGIEHAKQHGNDVVIIDTAGRLHIDENLMDELENIKAEVNPQEILLVVDAMTGQDAVNVAESFNDKLGIDGVILTKLDGDTRGGAALSVRAVTKKPIKFAGMGEKLSDLEPFHPDRMASRILGMGDVLSLIEKAQANFDAKKAMELEKKIRSQEFSFEDFLDQLQQMKSMGPMSQLLEMIPGVNSKQLKNLEIDDKELIHIEAMIQSMTKEERKNPSIINGSRRKRIAKGSGMPVHKVNSLLKQFAQTKKMMKQFSDMEKSMKKGGKIRFPFFGK; from the coding sequence CTATGAGAGAAGTAAAATTAGCACTTCTTGAAGCAGATGTTAACTTTAAAGTTGTAAAAGATTTTATTAATAAAGTAAAGGAAAGAGCTGTTGGGGCTGAAGTTATGGAAAGCCTAACACCAGGGCAACATGTAATAAAAATAGTTAATGAAGAATTGACTGCACTAATGGGGACAACCCAGAGTAAATTAACTTTTTCTTCTAAACCTCCTACTGTTTATATGTTAGTAGGTTTACAAGGGGCCGGTAAGACTACTACAGGGGGTAAATTAGGTGGATATTTAAAAAAAATGGGTAAAAGACCTTTGCTTGTTGCAGGAGATATTTACAGACCTGCTGCAATAAAGCAATTGCAAGTTGTAGGTCAACAGCTAGATATTCCAGTTTTTTCAATGGGGGATAAGGTTAACCCTGTAAACATTGCAAAAGCAGGTATTGAACATGCAAAGCAGCATGGTAATGATGTGGTTATTATAGATACAGCAGGTAGATTGCATATAGATGAAAATCTAATGGATGAGTTAGAGAATATAAAAGCAGAAGTAAATCCACAAGAAATATTATTAGTAGTAGATGCAATGACTGGGCAAGATGCTGTAAACGTTGCAGAAAGCTTTAATGATAAATTGGGCATTGATGGTGTTATACTAACGAAGTTAGATGGTGATACTAGGGGTGGTGCAGCTTTATCTGTAAGGGCTGTAACAAAAAAGCCTATAAAATTTGCTGGAATGGGTGAAAAATTAAGTGATTTAGAGCCTTTTCATCCTGATAGGATGGCTTCGAGAATATTAGGAATGGGAGATGTTTTAAGTCTAATAGAAAAAGCTCAAGCAAATTTTGATGCAAAAAAAGCGATGGAGTTAGAAAAGAAAATTAGAAGTCAAGAATTTTCTTTTGAAGACTTTTTGGATCAATTACAGCAGATGAAGAGCATGGGGCCTATGAGTCAATTGCTTGAGATGATCCCAGGTGTAAATAGTAAACAATTAAAAAATTTAGAAATTGATGATAAAGAACTTATTCATATTGAAGCAATGATTCAATCTATGACAAAAGAGGAAAGAAAAAATCCTTCTATTATTAATGGAAGTAGAAGAAAAAGAATTGCTAAGGGAAGTGGAATGCCTGTACACAAGGTTAATAGTTTATTAAAGCAATTCGCTCAAACAAAAAAAATGATGAAGCAATTTTCTGACATGGAAAAAAGTATGAAAAAGGGTGGAAAAATAAGATTTCCATTCTTTGGAAAATAA
- the rpsP gene encoding 30S ribosomal protein S16, translated as MAVKIRLKRMGAKKKPFYRLVVADSRSPRDGRFIEELGYYNPVVDPVEVKIDDEKAIKWLKNGAQPTDTVRDLFKKYGVIEKFEQSKKA; from the coding sequence GTGGCAGTAAAAATCAGATTAAAAAGAATGGGAGCTAAAAAGAAGCCTTTCTATAGACTTGTAGTTGCAGATTCTCGTTCACCTAGAGATGGAAGATTTATTGAAGAATTAGGATATTATAATCCTGTTGTAGACCCAGTAGAGGTGAAAATTGACGACGAAAAGGCTATTAAGTGGTTAAAAAATGGTGCTCAGCCTACTGATACTGTAAGAGATTTGTTTAAAAAATATGGTGTTATAGAAAAGTTTGAGCAGTCAAAGAAAGCATAG
- a CDS encoding KH domain-containing protein, with the protein MGELVKTIAKALVDNPDEVFVTEIEGRQSLIVELKVAPEDMGKVIGKQGRIAKAIRTVAKAAATKENKRVVVEIIQ; encoded by the coding sequence ATGGGTGAATTAGTAAAAACAATTGCTAAAGCTTTGGTGGATAACCCAGATGAAGTTTTTGTTACTGAAATAGAAGGTAGACAATCACTAATTGTAGAGTTAAAAGTTGCCCCAGAGGATATGGGTAAAGTTATTGGTAAGCAAGGCAGAATAGCAAAGGCTATTAGAACTGTTGCTAAGGCTGCTGCTACGAAAGAAAATAAAAGAGTAGTTGTAGAGATTATTCAATAA
- the rimM gene encoding ribosome maturation factor RimM (Essential for efficient processing of 16S rRNA): MPKLLKVGQIVNAQGIRGEVKVYPLTDYKERFEELDWVYMGDNIEEKFYIEKVKYKNELVILKLKGIDDRNMAERCKTKYLMIDKKDARELPEDTYFIVDLIGLKVYTNDKILIGTIKNVIQNTGQDLYEIEDHKNPKKTILIPAVEAFIKEVNIEKGYIIVTPIEGLIE; the protein is encoded by the coding sequence ATGCCAAAGCTGTTAAAGGTAGGACAAATCGTAAATGCACAAGGAATCCGTGGGGAAGTAAAAGTATATCCATTAACAGATTATAAAGAACGATTTGAAGAATTAGACTGGGTTTATATGGGAGATAACATAGAAGAAAAATTTTATATTGAAAAAGTTAAATATAAAAATGAATTAGTCATATTGAAACTAAAGGGAATTGATGATAGAAATATGGCAGAAAGATGTAAAACTAAATATTTAATGATAGATAAAAAAGATGCAAGAGAACTCCCTGAAGATACGTATTTTATTGTTGACTTAATAGGATTAAAAGTTTATACAAATGATAAAATATTAATTGGAACTATAAAAAATGTTATTCAAAATACAGGTCAGGATTTATATGAAATTGAAGACCATAAAAATCCTAAAAAAACTATACTTATTCCAGCAGTTGAAGCGTTTATAAAAGAGGTAAATATCGAAAAAGGGTATATTATTGTAACACCTATTGAAGGACTGATAGAATGA
- the trmD gene encoding tRNA (guanosine(37)-N1)-methyltransferase TrmD, with translation MRIDVLTLFPKMFEDPLGESIIGRAREKDILDINIINIRDFSNDKHKKVDDYPYGGGAGMVMQAQPIFSALEAINARDCKVIYMSPKGKTFNQHIAKELAKENKLIFICGHYEGIDQRVIDYWVTDEISIGDYVLTGGELPAMVVIDAVARLIPGVLGQEESYIDESFYSGLLEYPQYTRPSEFRNLKVPDILLSGNHKKIDEWRKLQALNITKKNRPDMFKKYINRKDLSNEEKRLIKLLIEE, from the coding sequence ATGAGAATAGATGTTTTAACATTATTTCCTAAAATGTTTGAAGATCCGTTAGGAGAAAGTATTATTGGAAGGGCTAGGGAGAAAGATATATTAGATATAAATATAATTAATATTAGAGATTTTAGTAATGATAAACACAAAAAAGTAGATGATTACCCTTATGGTGGTGGAGCTGGAATGGTTATGCAGGCACAGCCAATTTTTAGTGCATTGGAAGCTATAAATGCTAGAGACTGTAAAGTAATATATATGTCTCCAAAGGGCAAAACTTTTAATCAACATATAGCTAAGGAGCTTGCGAAAGAAAATAAATTAATTTTTATATGTGGACATTATGAAGGAATAGACCAAAGAGTTATAGATTATTGGGTTACAGATGAAATTTCTATTGGTGATTATGTATTGACTGGAGGAGAACTGCCTGCAATGGTAGTAATTGATGCAGTTGCTAGACTTATTCCCGGAGTATTAGGACAAGAGGAATCTTATATAGATGAGTCTTTCTACTCTGGATTATTAGAATATCCCCAATATACTCGACCAAGTGAATTTAGAAATTTAAAAGTGCCAGATATTTTGCTATCAGGAAATCATAAAAAAATTGATGAGTGGAGAAAACTTCAAGCATTAAATATTACTAAGAAAAATAGACCAGATATGTTTAAAAAATATATAAATAGAAAAGACTTAAGTAATGAGGAAAAAAGACTAATAAAGTTATTAATTGAAGAATAA
- the rplU gene encoding 50S ribosomal protein L21 — translation MYAIIETGGKQYRVQEGDTLFVEKIEANEGETVEFDKVLALSKEGKLSVGAPVVDGAKVSATVLENGKAPKIIVFKYKAKKDYRKKQGHRQPYTKIKIEKING, via the coding sequence ATGTACGCAATTATCGAAACAGGTGGAAAGCAGTATAGGGTTCAAGAAGGAGATACTTTATTTGTTGAAAAAATAGAAGCAAATGAAGGTGAAACTGTAGAATTTGATAAAGTATTAGCTTTATCAAAAGAAGGTAAGCTTTCTGTAGGAGCACCAGTTGTAGATGGTGCGAAAGTTTCTGCAACTGTATTAGAAAATGGTAAAGCGCCAAAAATAATTGTATTCAAATACAAAGCAAAAAAAGACTACAGAAAGAAACAAGGACATCGTCAACCTTATACAAAGATAAAAATTGAAAAAATCAATGGATAA
- a CDS encoding ribosomal-processing cysteine protease Prp — MIKIHIYRDQEKNIMQYSVEGHANAAEYGSDIVCASISILTQTTMLALYELLSIDIAYEIEDGWLYCKLPDNLSNDIREKANLILDTMIIGIKGTQGMYQEYIEFYDEEV, encoded by the coding sequence ATGATCAAAATTCATATTTATCGAGATCAAGAAAAAAACATAATGCAATATTCGGTGGAAGGACATGCTAATGCAGCTGAATATGGTAGTGATATTGTGTGTGCAAGTATTTCAATACTTACTCAAACTACTATGTTGGCTCTTTATGAGTTGCTTTCTATAGATATTGCATATGAAATAGAAGACGGTTGGTTATATTGTAAGTTACCGGATAATTTATCCAATGATATTAGAGAAAAAGCGAATCTAATTTTAGATACAATGATCATTGGAATTAAAGGAACGCAAGGAATGTATCAAGAGTATATTGAGTTTTATGACGAGGAGGTGTAA
- the rpmA gene encoding 50S ribosomal protein L27: MLFNINLQLFASKKGVGSSKNGRDSEAKRLGVKRADGQFVSSGSILVRQRGTKIHPGNNVGKGGDDTLFAKIDGVVKFERKGKDKKQVSVYPREVAAAK, encoded by the coding sequence ATGTTATTTAATATTAACCTTCAATTATTTGCAAGTAAAAAAGGAGTAGGTAGTTCTAAGAACGGTAGAGATAGTGAAGCGAAAAGATTAGGTGTTAAAAGAGCAGATGGGCAATTTGTTAGCAGTGGAAGTATTCTTGTACGTCAAAGAGGAACGAAAATCCATCCAGGGAATAATGTAGGAAAAGGTGGAGATGACACTCTTTTCGCAAAAATTGATGGAGTTGTGAAGTTTGAAAGAAAAGGAAAAGATAAAAAGCAAGTTAGTGTATATCCAAGAGAAGTTGCTGCAGCAAAATAA
- the obgE gene encoding GTPase ObgE, with protein sequence MFVDKARIFVKGGKGGDGCVSFRREKYVPAGGPDGGDGGKGGSVIFEVDEGLRTLMDFRYKKKYIAQNGENGRGKKQFGKNGEDLVLKVPPGTIVRDEKTNLIIADLVENGQRAVIAKGGKGGKGNIHFATSTRQAPNFAESGSLPDERWVILELKLLADVGLIGFPNVGKSTILATVTSAKPKIANYHFTTIKPNLGVVEVDNKSFVLADIPGLIEGAHEGIGLGLEFLRHVERTKLLVHVVDISGIEGRDPIDDFDKINGELRQYAEKLSKKPQVVVANKMDLVQSEEVYKSFEQEMNKRGYEVFGVSAATGKGLKELIRYIAKRLDEIEEIPVVEEEETFKYYTIQENDQEEIIVRKENNYYILEGKRIEKLFYSTNFDDMDSLRYFQNFLVKKGIVDKLKELGIQDGDTVKIFDFEFEFYD encoded by the coding sequence ATGTTTGTAGATAAGGCAAGAATATTTGTAAAAGGTGGAAAAGGAGGAGATGGATGTGTCTCCTTTCGTAGAGAAAAATATGTTCCTGCTGGTGGTCCAGATGGAGGAGACGGTGGAAAAGGTGGAAGTGTAATTTTTGAGGTAGATGAAGGATTAAGAACTCTAATGGATTTTAGATATAAGAAAAAATATATTGCTCAAAATGGGGAAAATGGAAGGGGAAAAAAACAGTTTGGAAAAAATGGCGAAGATTTGGTTTTAAAAGTTCCACCTGGGACTATAGTTAGAGATGAAAAAACAAATCTTATTATTGCTGATTTAGTTGAAAATGGGCAGCGAGCAGTTATTGCGAAAGGAGGTAAAGGAGGTAAAGGAAATATCCATTTTGCTACTTCTACAAGACAGGCGCCTAATTTTGCAGAAAGCGGAAGTCTTCCAGATGAAAGATGGGTTATTCTAGAACTAAAATTACTTGCAGATGTAGGACTAATAGGTTTTCCAAATGTAGGGAAATCTACAATTTTAGCTACTGTAACAAGTGCTAAGCCTAAAATTGCAAATTATCATTTTACAACAATAAAACCTAATCTTGGTGTAGTTGAAGTTGATAACAAAAGTTTTGTATTAGCAGATATTCCTGGATTGATTGAAGGAGCACATGAAGGAATAGGATTAGGATTAGAATTTTTAAGGCATGTGGAAAGAACTAAATTATTAGTACATGTTGTAGATATCTCAGGAATTGAAGGCAGAGATCCAATTGACGATTTTGATAAAATTAATGGTGAGCTAAGACAATATGCAGAAAAACTTTCTAAAAAACCACAAGTAGTTGTAGCAAACAAGATGGATTTAGTTCAATCTGAAGAAGTTTATAAATCTTTCGAACAAGAAATGAATAAGAGAGGATACGAAGTTTTTGGTGTATCAGCTGCTACTGGTAAAGGTTTAAAAGAATTAATACGATATATTGCAAAGCGATTAGATGAAATAGAAGAAATACCTGTAGTAGAAGAGGAAGAGACGTTTAAGTATTATACTATACAGGAAAATGATCAAGAAGAAATAATTGTTAGAAAAGAAAATAATTATTATATACTTGAAGGAAAACGTATTGAAAAACTTTTTTATTCAACTAATTTTGATGATATGGATTCCCTAAGATATTTTCAAAATTTCCTTGTTAAAAAAGGAATTGTTGATAAACTAAAGGAATTGGGGATTCAAGATGGAGATACAGTAAAAATATTTGATTTTGAGTTTGAATTTTATGATTAG
- the yhbY gene encoding ribosome assembly RNA-binding protein YhbY, whose protein sequence is MKRIDLLTGKQRSYLKGLANGIKPIAQIGKSGITENFIKQMNDALEARELVKVHVLENSLLDTKETANEVAKLTRAEFIQAIGNKFVIYRPSKKNPKIQIPK, encoded by the coding sequence ATGAAAAGAATTGATTTATTAACAGGAAAACAAAGAAGTTACTTAAAAGGTTTAGCAAATGGGATTAAACCAATAGCACAAATAGGAAAAAGTGGAATAACAGAAAACTTTATTAAACAAATGAATGATGCACTTGAAGCAAGAGAATTAGTAAAGGTTCATGTACTTGAAAATAGCCTTCTTGATACAAAAGAGACAGCTAATGAAGTAGCAAAGCTAACAAGGGCTGAATTTATTCAGGCTATTGGGAATAAATTTGTGATTTATAGACCTTCTAAGAAAAATCCCAAAATACAAATACCAAAATAA
- the nadD gene encoding nicotinate-nucleotide adenylyltransferase, which translates to MSSIRSLDIMNKSSEKYSKIGIMGGTFDPIHYGHLVIAEQIRCEYNLEKVIFIPAGIPPHKSNLCVTDSKHRYLMTLLATITNPHFEVSKIELESNKISYTIHTIEKLKKIYHEDTELYFITGADAICELDTWKDVKRLTQLCQFIAATRPGLKLSHVDAKIKEFQNKYNALIRKINLPALAISSTDIRNRVKEGQSIKYLLPESVEYYIYKNKLYE; encoded by the coding sequence ATGTCGTCTATTCGTTCGCTAGATATAATGAATAAATCAAGTGAAAAATATTCAAAAATAGGGATTATGGGGGGAACATTTGATCCAATTCATTATGGACATTTGGTGATTGCAGAGCAAATTCGATGTGAATATAATCTTGAAAAAGTAATTTTTATACCTGCAGGAATTCCACCTCATAAGTCAAATTTATGTGTAACAGATAGTAAACATAGATATTTAATGACCCTTTTGGCTACTATTACAAATCCACATTTTGAAGTATCAAAGATTGAATTGGAGAGTAATAAAATTTCTTATACAATACATACGATTGAAAAATTAAAAAAAATTTATCATGAAGATACAGAACTATATTTTATTACAGGTGCAGATGCAATCTGCGAATTAGATACATGGAAAGATGTAAAAAGACTTACTCAACTATGTCAATTTATTGCTGCAACAAGACCTGGACTTAAATTGTCTCATGTTGATGCAAAAATAAAAGAATTTCAAAACAAATATAATGCGTTAATTCGAAAGATTAATTTGCCAGCTTTAGCTATATCCTCAACTGATATAAGAAATAGAGTGAAGGAAGGTCAATCTATAAAGTATTTATTACCAGAATCTGTAGAGTATTATATATATAAAAATAAGTTATATGAATAG
- the yqeK gene encoding bis(5'-nucleosyl)-tetraphosphatase (symmetrical) YqeK produces MLDIEKIKEVLQKRLTKKRYLHSLGVQQVAIKLAKVYNVCDKKASIAGLVHDCAKDFDDEMLLNYAMQFGILIDSVSNHQIQLLHGFVGAELAKREFGIKDAEILSAIRFHTTGKENMTTLEKIIYLADYIEPSRNFRGIENIRKVALSNLDKATLMAFDNTINYVILKGELLHPNTIFARNFLLLQKEVF; encoded by the coding sequence GTGTTAGATATTGAGAAAATAAAAGAAGTTTTGCAGAAGAGATTAACAAAAAAAAGATATTTACATTCTTTAGGTGTTCAACAAGTAGCTATAAAATTGGCAAAAGTATATAATGTTTGCGATAAAAAGGCAAGTATAGCAGGATTAGTTCATGATTGTGCAAAAGATTTTGATGATGAGATGTTATTGAATTATGCTATGCAGTTTGGTATACTAATAGATAGTGTGTCGAATCATCAGATTCAATTGTTACATGGTTTTGTTGGAGCCGAACTTGCTAAAAGAGAATTTGGTATTAAAGACGCTGAAATTCTTAGTGCAATTCGATTTCATACAACAGGAAAAGAAAATATGACTACTCTTGAAAAAATAATATATTTAGCAGATTATATTGAGCCAAGTAGAAATTTTAGGGGAATAGAAAATATAAGAAAAGTAGCTTTATCTAATTTAGATAAGGCTACTTTAATGGCTTTTGACAATACGATAAATTATGTGATTTTAAAAGGAGAACTTCTACATCCAAACACAATTTTTGCTAGAAATTTTCTCCTATTACAGAAGGAAGTATTTTGA
- a CDS encoding LCP family protein, with protein MKKFLKVLIIAFICFVVVMTSGTYIFLNSISKGDSYSHEKPVSEDALPKKKERVNVLIVGVDAKDSKSSKYARTDTIMLATFNPDTKKIDLISIPRDTRTVIRGRTKKDKINHAHVYGGINLSMKAVKDLLGVPVHYYVKINYTGLAKIVDDVGGVEVDVPMDMHYYDPKADPPLKINLKKGRQVLDSNKAMQFLRFRKGYINQDLGRIDAQHTFLTALADKLLKPQIITKLPKLVKTFNTYVDTNMPITTMTSYALQAKDIKLEDINMITIPGESKLINGLWYYIPDMNKLQIIIDEIFNETYDRTKNVNTKKDTDLKKTTIEVLNGSNISGLATKIANKLRKEGYNVINISNVKGIKYGQTHIYDRKNKLDDTKKIADLLGVKEIEIDINMEAKADITIIVGSDLER; from the coding sequence ATGAAAAAATTTTTAAAAGTATTAATTATAGCATTTATATGTTTTGTAGTTGTAATGACATCAGGAACATATATTTTTTTAAATAGTATTAGCAAAGGAGATAGTTATTCTCATGAGAAACCTGTTAGTGAAGATGCCTTACCTAAGAAAAAGGAGAGAGTAAATGTATTAATTGTAGGTGTAGATGCAAAAGATTCTAAGAGTAGTAAGTATGCACGAACAGATACAATTATGTTAGCTACATTTAATCCTGATACTAAAAAAATAGATCTTATTTCAATTCCAAGGGATACAAGAACTGTTATTAGAGGGCGTACAAAGAAAGATAAAATTAATCATGCTCATGTATATGGTGGGATAAATCTTTCTATGAAAGCAGTAAAAGATTTATTAGGTGTACCAGTTCATTATTATGTAAAAATTAATTATACAGGTTTAGCAAAAATTGTAGATGATGTAGGGGGCGTAGAAGTTGATGTGCCAATGGATATGCACTATTATGATCCAAAAGCAGATCCGCCATTAAAAATCAATTTAAAAAAAGGAAGGCAAGTGCTAGACAGTAATAAAGCAATGCAGTTTTTAAGGTTTAGAAAGGGATATATAAATCAAGATTTAGGAAGAATTGATGCACAACACACTTTTTTAACAGCATTAGCAGATAAACTATTAAAACCACAAATAATTACTAAATTACCTAAACTTGTAAAGACTTTTAATACTTATGTTGATACGAATATGCCTATAACTACTATGACTTCATATGCACTTCAAGCTAAGGATATAAAATTAGAGGATATAAATATGATTACGATTCCTGGAGAATCAAAATTAATAAATGGTTTATGGTATTATATTCCTGATATGAATAAGCTTCAAATAATTATTGATGAAATATTTAATGAGACATATGATAGAACAAAAAATGTAAATACAAAAAAGGATACTGATTTAAAAAAAACTACTATTGAAGTTTTAAATGGATCCAATATAAGTGGATTAGCAACAAAAATAGCTAATAAGTTGAGAAAAGAGGGCTATAATGTAATAAATATAAGTAATGTAAAAGGAATTAAATACGGTCAGACGCATATATACGATAGAAAAAACAAATTAGATGATACAAAAAAAATTGCAGATTTATTAGGAGTAAAAGAAATAGAAATAGATATAAATATGGAAGCAAAAGCTGATATTACGATAATTGTTGGAAGTGATCTAGAAAGATAG
- a CDS encoding calcium/sodium antiporter — protein sequence MENLFVYVMFFVGLIIIIKGGNWFVDAAVWIAITTGVPNILVGATIVSLATTLPEFFVSTIAVVEGYSEMAIGNAIGSTICNIGLVLGLCAFISPIQVRRKFFSIKGFMMIFSLLCFYYFANDKVLTKIEGFMLILFLIIYIIINVFEFNNADTSNSFKKHHNIGCYNIFINIAKFVVGAFAVIIGAKLLVDNGVRIANILHIPKQVVSLTLIALGTSLPELVTSITATIKGHQGISVGNIIGANVLNITMVLGASSIISNKGLMISIRNIEIFNKTLVNVPQTLILDIPMSFLLMCILVLCGTFRRKVDRKHGLLIFVLYIAYIAILGLISF from the coding sequence ATGGAAAACTTATTCGTATATGTGATGTTTTTTGTAGGATTGATAATAATAATTAAAGGAGGGAATTGGTTTGTAGATGCTGCAGTATGGATAGCTATTACAACAGGAGTTCCGAATATTTTAGTAGGTGCTACTATTGTCAGTTTAGCTACAACATTACCAGAGTTTTTTGTATCTACTATAGCTGTAGTAGAAGGCTATTCAGAGATGGCTATCGGGAATGCAATAGGGTCAACAATATGTAATATTGGTTTAGTATTAGGATTGTGTGCTTTTATTTCTCCTATTCAAGTACGAAGAAAATTTTTTAGTATTAAAGGTTTTATGATGATTTTTTCTTTATTATGTTTTTATTATTTTGCTAATGATAAAGTGTTAACTAAAATTGAAGGTTTTATGTTGATATTATTTTTAATAATTTATATAATAATAAATGTCTTTGAATTTAACAATGCTGATACATCAAATTCATTTAAGAAACATCACAATATAGGATGTTATAATATCTTTATTAATATTGCTAAATTTGTTGTAGGAGCTTTTGCTGTTATTATAGGTGCTAAATTGTTAGTAGATAATGGCGTGCGAATTGCAAATATTCTCCACATCCCTAAGCAAGTTGTAAGTTTAACATTAATTGCTCTTGGAACTTCATTACCTGAACTTGTTACGTCAATCACTGCAACCATAAAAGGGCATCAAGGAATATCTGTAGGAAATATTATAGGAGCAAATGTATTAAATATTACTATGGTTTTAGGTGCATCTTCAATTATATCTAATAAAGGATTAATGATTTCAATAAGGAATATTGAAATTTTTAATAAAACATTAGTAAATGTACCACAAACATTGATTTTAGATATTCCAATGTCATTTCTTTTGATGTGTATATTGGTTTTATGTGGTACTTTTAGAAGAAAGGTTGATAGGAAGCATGGATTATTAATTTTTGTATTGTATATTGCTTATATTGCTATATTAGGACTTATATCTTTTTAA
- the rsfS gene encoding ribosome silencing factor: protein MIETSREIAFEIAKGIDEKKGHDINILDIRNISSFADYFVIAHGTSTRQVKAMADEIQKRMEEKGIQLDHKEGYDNGRWILLDYINVVVHLFIEEERNFYGIERVWKDALCVNVDNL from the coding sequence ATGATTGAAACTTCTAGAGAAATTGCTTTTGAAATTGCAAAGGGGATAGATGAAAAAAAAGGACATGATATTAATATATTAGATATTAGAAATATTTCAAGCTTTGCAGATTATTTTGTTATTGCTCATGGGACGTCTACTCGACAGGTAAAAGCAATGGCAGATGAAATACAAAAAAGAATGGAAGAAAAAGGAATACAACTAGATCATAAAGAAGGTTATGATAATGGTAGATGGATATTATTAGATTATATAAATGTAGTTGTACATCTTTTTATAGAAGAAGAAAGAAATTTTTATGGTATAGAAAGAGTTTGGAAGGATGCGTTATGTGTAAATGTTGACAATTTATAA